In the Alkaliphilus oremlandii OhILAs genome, one interval contains:
- the istB gene encoding IS21-like element helper ATPase IstB translates to MKELIMDYCKQLRLGGHIANNYENIKANTYEEFLVKVLEIAVQNREVVKKNRSIQQAKFDVLKTFEGYEFNDIQIPSGTTVDEIKSVSFIDKKENLILYGPVGTGKTHLATAVGLEAINRGKKVKFFRTASLVNQLIEAKEDGSLNKFFKQLDKLDLLICDEWGYIPLDIDGCQLLFQVIADCYEKRSVIITTNLEFSKWNNIFYNERLTSAIIDRLVHHSHLLLFTGKSYRLLNSSIK, encoded by the coding sequence ATGAAGGAGTTAATTATGGACTATTGTAAGCAGCTTAGATTAGGTGGTCATATAGCCAATAATTATGAAAACATTAAAGCAAATACCTACGAAGAGTTTTTAGTAAAAGTATTAGAAATTGCCGTCCAAAATAGAGAAGTGGTCAAGAAAAATCGCTCTATACAACAAGCAAAATTTGATGTATTAAAAACCTTTGAAGGCTACGAATTTAATGATATTCAAATTCCATCAGGAACTACAGTAGATGAGATTAAAAGCGTAAGTTTCATCGATAAAAAAGAGAATTTAATTTTGTACGGTCCCGTAGGGACGGGTAAGACCCACCTTGCCACTGCCGTGGGGCTTGAGGCCATTAATCGTGGCAAGAAAGTAAAGTTTTTTAGAACTGCAAGCCTTGTAAATCAACTAATTGAGGCTAAAGAAGATGGCAGCTTAAATAAGTTTTTTAAGCAACTAGATAAGCTAGATTTACTGATATGTGACGAATGGGGATATATCCCTTTAGATATAGATGGTTGCCAGCTCTTATTTCAAGTAATAGCAGACTGTTATGAGAAAAGAAGTGTCATAATTACAACAAATCTTGAATTCAGTAAGTGGAATAATATTTTTTACAACGAGCGTCTAACAAGTGCTATTATAGATAGACTGGTGCATCACAGCCATCTATTGTTATTCACAGGTAAAAGCTATCGCTTACTGAACTCAAGTATAAAATAA
- a CDS encoding RNA polymerase sigma factor, translated as MLFYLALIDTPEDKNKFEELYISYEKTMFYVANKILKDKHLSEDAVHQAFYALSTTCIKQKKLTVTEQKDLWLL; from the coding sequence ATGTTATTTTATTTAGCTTTAATAGATACCCCAGAAGATAAAAACAAATTTGAGGAGCTTTACATCTCCTATGAGAAAACAATGTTTTATGTGGCAAATAAAATTTTGAAAGATAAGCATTTATCTGAAGATGCTGTTCACCAGGCTTTTTACGCATTATCGACAACTTGCATAAAACAGAAGAAATTAACAGTCACAGAACAAAAGGATTTATGGCTATTATAA